Genomic segment of Arachis stenosperma cultivar V10309 chromosome 4, arast.V10309.gnm1.PFL2, whole genome shotgun sequence:
ATCATCAACAACATTCATTCATCCTCAATCATAATCTCTTACATATTACTCGACTTAATCAAAATTTCCATTATATTGCTCATATTAGTCTCATTTTCCATTCTAAGCCTCTAATCAAGTCTTGCCTCTCATTATCAGTCTCATAATCATCAACTCAACTCCACTTCCTACTCCGCACACTTTAATATTCACTGGATTTGACTTAGGCCGTTACTTATGACTTGCGGATATGAGGCGTCTAATACAATACCCTATTCTCAAGGTCAAGGTTGTAAACTAAATAAACTAACTTATACacataatcatttataatcaaCCTCAAGCTAACTCAAACACATCATCGATAATCAACCTCAAGCTTTTTCTCATTCAATCTCGTTATATCATTCTTTAATTTGTTACTTTAGGGGCTAACAAACCAAACTTTTAAGATTCTCAAGCTCTAATTAGACTAGACCTAAAAGTCCTTAACATTTATCTCATGACTCTCAAAAATCACAACTTACTTACATATTTCTCAAttatctctttttttcttcAACTTTATCATTTAGCTCCATTAACACTATCTCATATTCACGCTTCTTAAACCTGAACCCGTTggttgataaaataatttaccTTTTAAATCTTTAACTAATTAATCAAATAAACGCATTTTTGATTTAACCAAGTTTTCCAAAACAAAATTCAGCTTCACTTTTAAGtttaatatattttcgaaaagaCTCAAAATTCATTCCATTTTCACCGATCAAATTTATAAACTTTAAATTCACTAAAACTTctcaaaacataattttttaatcataattAACCCAATAAAACCTCAAAACAAAGTCTCtagtttttattaaaaagagaaaagtatcgtttttgtcctcaacgtttggggtaagtctcaaagttgtccctaacgtttcaatcgtcatatttaagtccctaacgtttcaaaattgactcaatgttgtcctgccgttagggatccaTTAACAGGATGGCGGGACCAAATTGAGatgattttgaaacgttagggacttaaataggacgaaaacatTGGGGATAAAAActatacatagaaataaattttaattttatccttcaataatatcaattttttactatacatagtattcaattattttttaatcacatttaagtaaattacacttaatcatattactttcattataaataaattaatttttttataattccactcttaaaaatttttagttattatgaaatatttgtagaatgactagtatataaacttgcagaaaagaaaaaataatatatatatatatatatatatatatatatatatatacaataaaatataaattatactttttgtctctctaatgtatcaaagttccttaaaattataaaaaaataaatttatttaaaataaaagtaatataattaagtgtaatttacttaatgtaattaaaaaataattgaatactatgtacagtaaaaaattgatattattgaaaaataaaataaaataaaaatttatttttatgtatcgtttttgtccccaacgttttcgtcctatttaagtccctaacgtttgaAAATCGTCTTAATTTTGTCTCGCCGTTAATTttgttaacggatccctaacgacaggacaacattgagtcaattttggaacgttaggaacttaaataggacgattgaaacgttagggacaactttgggacttaccccaaacgttggggacaaaaatgatactttactcttattaaaaataacaccaatttctattatttttattattcaatttttgCCTAAACTCTTATGAAAATTTCGGCAAAACCTAtcctaaaactcggactttgtCACTCTTCAAGAGTCCCATCCAGACCAAACATCTCTCAAACGCTTCTAATACCCAACAATTCTCAACATAAATGTTCTTGACTTGTTATCTTTAATTgtctttaagttattaaaatttaggCATTAAATCAACAAACACATTGTTCAAGACTTAATCCACCCACCAAAAAGCTTCGAGcattattactaattaattttattattagagttattattctctttttaatatttaatcaaCTTCAACTCAATCATTCAAAAACAAGCTTCAATATTCAAAATTAAGTTAATCAAAttctcaataaaaaataatcaagcCACAAAACGTCAATCAACTCAGATGCATGcatttactaaatttttaaagcaGTCCAAGCTGTACCACATCAAACAACCCTTACCTTGATTAGTCGATACTCGGTAATTAAACGCAACAAACCCTTTTCATCCTTATTTCGCAGTAGTGACGTCAAATTTGACCATTTTCACAGCAGAAAGAGCCACAAATACAGCGATTAGGACAACGTGTTCGCCGATGACCCAACGTCTTGTATCTATTGCACTTTCTCTGTGTTGGACCTTTTGAATCCAAACTGTCGTTAGCCCACCCAGTTATTTTAGTTTGAACGACTGCAGGATCGTTTACACACCCATAAGCTATAGCTTGTGGGAAAGAATTTGAGCCTGACCCCATCCGCAACCCATCCTCACCTCTAACAATGCAGTGTCAGTTAACATCTTCTTGAGGAAAGCCTGGAAGGCCTCCTCCCTGAGATAGGCCACCTTGGCAAGACGCTTGCATTGATCGACGAAAACACCAACTCTTCTACGATACTGAGAAGTAGCATATCCTGTATCGCTCACTACTCTGTTTCTAGGCATATGACTTTTTGCACCCTTGCACCACCTCCCTAGAAGTAAGCTGTGTGGCAATGCCCCATGTCCAACCCAACCAAAACCACAACCATATGAACACATGGAAGACCAAATGACTCTATCCTGCAGCAACTACACCTAAATGATGCCTCATTTGCAACGTGCACAACCTGCCAGATCTCCTCAGGCCAACCGTACTTTTGTATAACATAAAAACAGCCATGGTCACCTTCTTCGTGGTCCACAATGTAATATCGAATTGTCTTTTTTAGGCACTTGCAGAACTTATAGAACATATCACATTTATAGTGCGTCACCACTGACTTTCGATCTTTGGAAACAGAGTTTGAAGCACGCGTGTTCCATAAAAGGGCCTGAAATCAAGTTCTTCCTCCCTATCTCTCAAGAAATCTACACATCTCTGAAAATTTCTCAACAAATCCAATATCCTATATCTGCTCTCCACGAAGTTCCCTAACTTAGCATGAAGTGACTTGCATCAAGATGTTGTCCTTATGCCAGCAAAGAATCTGCCCCTGATATAGGCAGTGGCCCAAGACAACTTCTTTATATATAAGTCCCTTACCCACTCAACTTCCTTAACACCGCATTCGTTAATCATTGCCTCCCACTACATCTCAATATCATCAACCTCTACATCAGTGAGCATGCATTGTTTGAACAAATGTGTGAACGACGGCTATGATACATTGGCCGTGGTAATTCTTAGAAGATTCCAGGCTCAGAGTCTATGCTGGACTTCTAGAAATACTTGCATAATAAACAATCACATTGCAGGATCTCCGTCAGTGATAATTGCCTTCAGGGCCTTGCCCCCCATGCAATCAAGGAAGTTGTTCAAAACCCATTTATAGGAATCTTGGGACTCACAAGACACCATTGCCGTTCCAAAGACACATGTTTGATTGTGATGATTAACCCTCGACAAAACAATCATGGAGATGTTGAACTTGTTTCTCCCATATGTCGCGTCAAAGGCCAACATGTCCCCAAATACTTCATAATCTTCCTAGTTGCGTCCATCGCTCCATATTAGGTCACATATTTGGTCCCCTTTCCCAACCTGATATCTCCAAAATAGCCTTTCATCATCCCTAGCAGCTCGCTGGAGGAACCTAAGCGCAACGTTGACATCCCTGTTCTGCAACGCACGTTGCTTTCGAACCTCATTGTGCATATCTTGCTTCTAACTATATTGAATCCCCCAACCTACATTGCAAATGATTTGTATATTTTAGGGATACTTATTTTGATTTACCTCAGCATGTTCGTCTACGCAGTTTCAACATTAGACATACCCCGATGAACTGGCAAATATCCTACAAATATCTCGGGAGTAAAGTGTGATTGTGATCATCAAGAAATCTTCCAATGCACCACTTTCCATTAGCAGCATTCCGCTTGATCCTTAGCTTTGCTAGACATCCACACTTAGTAACAGGCTTGTACTCCCACTTTATATCAAACTTCGCCAACCACTTCCTCTGCTTGAACCCCTCTCTATTGCACACAAAATTATATCTGACCACCTCTCTTTTGACATTTTTTACCCTTTTACTCTTTCGAATAGCAAAACCTTTTACTCTACTATAACCAGCATAGAACTCCCTTGCTTCTCCCAAGGTACCGAATTCCATATTCCTTACCTTTTCCACCGTTATATGTCCATAATCGTGAGACGAATCAACAACCATTTTGACTGCCCTTTTGCCTCGGTGCCAGCTACATCCCCTTCAATACCTGCATCGAAAAACATGTCCTATGCAATAATCAtcgtcataatccaacaacaatataattaatttaattcctCTCAACCATAAACACCCAACCAATCCCCCCTCCATCACAACAAAAAGAATGTCCATGAAACTCACTTCAACAAAAGTACCCTCATCAGAGAATGACGATTCTGGTCCCATTGACGTCGTTGTGTGGATAGCATTCTGGTACACAAAATCGTGAGTTCACACTTCTCTCACAACTCCGTGCAGCtgaccaacaagtgcactgggtcatccaagtaataccttacgtgagtaagggtcgatcccacggagattgtcggcttgaagcaagatatggtcgtcttataaatctcagttaggcggttTCAAATGGTTACGGGGTTTCGATAATTGAAAGATGAAGAAGACATAAagtaagatagagatacttatgtaattcattagtgagaatttcagataagcgtatggagatgctttattctTCCTAAATTCTGTTTTCCTACTGCCTTTATCCAgtcatgcgtactcccttccatggcaagctgtatgttgggggatcaccgttgtcaatagctaccgtctatcctctcagtgaaaatggtccggctacgggttacgtagggctaatcatctgtcggttcttgatcgtgtcggaataagatccattgatccttttgcgcactgtcactgtgcccagcactcgcgagtttgaagctcgtcacagtcattccatcccagatcctactcgaaatactacagacaaggtttagacttttcggatctcaagaatgctgccaattgattctagcttataccacgaagactctgatctcatggaatggaaagctctattgtcaggagaggcaaccatgcgtcgtggaccaggaggccaagagatatgcattcaagcttgttttcaggtagaatggaagtggttgtcaggcacgcgttcataagtgagaatagtgatgagtgtcacttgatcatcacattcatcatgttaaagtgcgaatggatatcttagaacaagaataagcttgaattgaatagaaaacagtagtaattgtattaattcatgaggaacagtagagctccacaccttaatctatgatgtgtagaaactccaccgtcgaaaatacataagaacaaggtctagacatggctgaatggccatgCCTCCCAAATAATATGAAACAATCaaaaagggttcaaagacctgatcccaagatcaaagatgatcaaaaagatgaaaatacaatagtaaaatgtcctatttatagtgaactagtaacctagggtttatagaaataagtaaatgatgcaaaaatctacttccggggcccacttggtgtgtgcttgggctgagcattgaagctttcacgtgcataggcttctcttggagttaaacgctagctctagtgccagtttgggcgtttaactccagtttttatgccagttctggcgtttaatgccagaaaagggtctctgaccGGCGTTTTGACGCTAGTTTGGggcatcaaatctcgggcaaagtatggactattatatattgctggaaagcccaagatgtctactttccaacgcaattgagagcgcgccaattgggcttatgtagcttcagaaaatccatttcgagtacagggaggtcagaatccaacagcatctactgtcatttttcagtctctgaatcagatttttgctcaggtccctcaatttcagccagaaaatatctgaaatcacagaaaaatacacaaactcatagtaaagtccagaaatatgatttttgcataaaaactaataattatttactaaaaactaactaaatcttactaaaaatacctaaaaacaatgctaaaaagcgtataaattatccgctcatcacattcTCTGAACTTGGTTCTAACATAAAACAAATTCTTGTACgttaatataaacaaaaaaatagagaCCAAAATGCATTGTTATACTTGTGCACCTATTAAACTAGGATGATTAGCAACTTCGGGTTCAAATTGAAAATGACATGGAAATAGCTTTTTGTACTCGGATTATCAAACATTACATTttctaaattaatttgtctggGTACAAATCAAATCTACTAAACAATTACATACAGTGACACAACCTCACCAGAGGCTGTGTAAAAGCAACATGTATTTACCCAAACGAAGATATTCTCACCggaaaaaaaatcatcaaatattGGTAATTTGCATTCGGTCTACAATTTTTACTCCGAATAACTACATGTAAACTATTGCAATATCGCCATACTCACATATCTATTTTTAAATTCCAGATACCttgagaaaattaattaaaaattatttttgatacCTACCTGCAGAGTTTTCGGCATCTTCCATTAGGCGAATCTATTAGCAAAATTATGTTGGCCTAAACTCCCAGAACTCTGTCGGCAGAGGCCGTCGGATATCAGCGATTTTCTCTTCTGTGCAGAACAAACACCATTCGCTATATGACAGACAACATTCGACCCCACCTTTGTCCAATTCGGCTGCAAATACCCTCACATTTCTCGAATCGCATCCACCCATGGATGATCTACTACGGATCTTTCTCAACAAATCATTAATTTCACCCATCTACTTTATTTCTTACAACCTAACTAGTTCATAACATAAAATCCTGCGCCAACCAATTCCCACATTTTTCTCTCCAATTTGCAAGTTGCTTAACattgtcttttttatttatctttttcggATGCATTAGTAATTCACCCATATGctaaaagacaaaaaaaatcacAAGTTAATTGAATACAGTATCCTGACGCACGTAAAGCGTTTGGGTAAACTACCAAAAATACACTCGAATAATTTTGTCGCTAACAAAGATGCACTCGAATTTTGTTATCAACAAAAATGTTCTCAAATAATTTAAGAACATGACAAAAAtatctaacattaaatatgtatttctcaaaaTGCTTTAGATATTACATTTTGATGCAATTCTTTGCAAatatgattagaaaaataagatatttttattcttaaaatttggtaatttttcgttaagtatatattttttgtggttTTTTAAAGGTATTATTGgttgttaaaaaaaatcataaaaaaatatttacttggtaaaaattactaaattttaatgataaaaatatctcttttttaattatacttataaaaaattatattaaaatttaatttttaaattattttttaaaaatatatatttaatattagatatttttattatatttttaaattatttaaagatattttgtttataacaaaatttgaatatatttttatcaaaaataaaattattcgaATATAGTGTTAGTAGTTTACCAAAGCGTTTTCTATAGAGTAAAGTGTTATAAATGAAGTGAAGACATTGCGGCACTAAAGATATCAATAACAACCAAATTGATTTGACAGCGATAGCTTGTTTCACAGGTAGTAAAATTCATTGAACTCTTTAATacattcaattattttttgtacATAGTAAAATACTTAAGTCATATACTATACTTATTGAATTTAGGGTCTGCACGTACGTATGTATATGTACATATATTTATGAtgaacataaaaataattaaatatatccATGTCCATTGCCATTCTTCTAagtttccttttctctttttctgttttttccGGTATGTGTTTGAAGAAGACAGAAtagttaatttaatttgaaatctTATCTGTCTCCCACTAGATATATTATTATCCATAGGAAAAGTATTcacaaatattattatatttaaaagtataaaacaaTTATTGTTGGTTGGttttgatttaatttgaatCTCAACTTCTATCTCTTGGGCAATGAAACGAGATGAATTGAATTCACATGAAATTAAAACTTCGAGCATACTTCAAGCAATGTTATTGGGTTTGTGAAAACGTCAATAGCACAACCAACTGATATATCGTTAAATTGGGTCTGCACATATAGTCATtgtcaaacaaattaaatatattaataataaacataCAATAATTCTAACCACCTGACATTTAcaaattacaataaattaaattgatgagACTTATACtatatacataaatattaaaataaatatatcttaACAAAAGTTACCTTTTTACTGTGAATATTATTGAGGAAAAGTATAGGTTCACgcaatgaaaatattaaataatgtgaataattGATATATCGGATGTTCAATTTATTAGGTGTGCGAatgattattctaatattaagatttaaatGTATAATTTAGAAGTATAGtgtatttttactttattagaccaattttaaaattcattgtTCGCATTGtttacaaaaactaacaaaatcctATTATTGAATATACATATGTTAGAATCGTATACATGAAAAAATAATATCTCAAACATGTATACATATTTCTAGGTGTAGATGAAGATGTTTTTTATAACTCTTAAAGTCGGAAAATACAATCATGTTTTGAGGAGAAATAccaaatattatattaaaagaaaattcttagactaataaattttagtatttttagtcATTATTTAATcagtataaatattaataaattatttttaataaataaattttgttattttatgtatgtaaattttgaaaaatatagcTATAAACTATATCGATTTATGTGTGTAAAATTTAGTAAATATAAATGTAAATTGTATAATTTTTTGtgtataaaatttttgtaaatataaatataaattattgttaaCTAAATAATggctaaaaataataatatttgttgtCATGtaattcatattaaaatttagattttctttttacgtgtaaaatatttatttttcaagtaTAGTGAAAGAAAAGTGAAGAATGTATCCCCAAAAAAATAGGTTGAAGAAATGGCATATATATAGTCGTGGGGTCTCAGCTAAGGTATGTACTAGTAGGGCAAAACCAACTTTTTCTCTTAAGATTACTTAGCTTGCATTGttgaatataaatttaaaacCTTTGTACATTTACTAACAAAATTCCTTTTTTTAATCACCGCAAAAGTGggtaattaatttgattatattattCCTCTTAAAATAGCTATAATGACAATTTTCACTGGGAATTATATATTTGAAGTCAATCAACAACATGAGAAGCTTAGAAATGCATCATGGTACAAATTAAAGCTTTAATTTACCTACTATTTTTTAGTGGGCAAGTTGGGCTAACGATAATAAGAACCTTTTTCCACCAACCGATTTTGCAATGAAGCTTCAAAAAGGAGGAATAATAGAAGAAAGGTGCATGCTTCTTCCAATTGAGTGAAAGAAATTTGAAGAATCAAAACAATAATTCATCACAATGAAATTGGCAAAGGTACAACCAATAGTACTAGTAGGGGGGAGCAACACTTGGGGAATTAGAAACACCTTTCATTCTCTTTTGGCAATTCTTACCACTTTTTTAGTCATTAGTTTCATTTATATAAAAcaagacaatggaacacagttgtcatcatcatcaccaccCCAAGAACATGAAGAAATGATAGATGCCTCTCAGGATGATGACACTCATCATAATAATGTGTCATCATCAAAATGTGACTTGTTCAATGGGAAATGGGTTTTTGACAATAAGTCTTATCCATTATACAAAGATAAGGAATGCAAGTTCATGTCTGATCAATTGGCATGTGAGAAGTTTGGAAGGAAGGACTTGAGTTACCAGAATTGGAGGTGGAAGCCAAACCATTGTGATCTACCAAGGTATCTCTCTTCAACAATAATGGtttcattttttaatatttactttattatatatattacaattTATCCCACTTTAAAATAtttgtcattttaaaaattttgtaaattaaTAATTCAATATTTAGATGTAAATTATATATAGTAATAGTTATAGATAAGGAGACATTCAGAATGGAAAAtataaagagagaaaaaaaataattaaaaataacatattttgTGGGGTTTTTTTTTATGGGTGGCACAATAAAATTTTGGAAATATTTAGTAACTAaagaaaattaactaaaatCAGTCATAACTTGCCTTATTTagcatttattaattgttgtgataattaataaatgttaaataagacaaattctgattttttttttctctctctaatattattcatgaaaaaaaaaaaaaaagattgcaACGAGAATAAAGAATATAATATTGTTTTGTAATTTATACATACCTAGGTAGGTGTATAATATGTGGCTTGATCAGGTTTGGCTATGTTTTCTGAAGCTTTGTGGAATATTGTGGTTCTTTGTATATATGTACGATAAGGTTCAATGCCACAGCATTGCTTGAGAGGCTAAGGAACAAGAGGCTTGTGTTTGTGGGGGATTCACTCAACAGAGGCCAATGGGTTTCCATGGTTTGCCTTCTTCACACTTCCCTCTCATCATCAACTCACACTTCCATGCACAACACTGCTAATGCCTCTCTTAACATTTGGAAGGTCAAAGTAAGTTATTATCATTATTCTTATATGCTTCATGAAGAGTACTAGGAATGTAACcgttttgtttttcttcaaaGTTAGGAATGAGACTCAAAATCAAACCTCTAGATGAATATGAAAattatgtcatttgaattataactaattggtataaataatttatttgttgttcatttcttttatataaattaaatgaatTCTTAAAATTAgagatcaatatatatatatatatatatatatatatatatatatatatatatatatatatatatatataaacgaGCATATAAGAATTAATGCATAAATAATAGAATTATACTCACTTTTCACATTCTTAGTTAGTTTTTCCTATATATCTACTCTAGTTTTTAATTATTGGTgtcataatttataaaataaaatttatatacacCATACTTTAATTTAAGGGAATTAATAACATAtacttttacaaaaaataatatcatcTTAATATCATGAATATTTTGttatctataatatttttagtaaataCATATTATCTATgataaatatctaataatagATTAAAATTATTTCACCAAATTCTAGTACGATAAACCAAATGCATGCATGACTATTAACGTAATTTTCATAGGCAAGTTTACTACTACTAGAAACGAAATTGAAATTACCAACTGTTTACATTTGATCTTTAATCCAATAATATCCACGAAAGTGATGAtaagatttttcttttaatgttCTTTTATCATCTTTTAAAAGAGAATATGAAAAAACGAGAGAAAAGAAGTCTATATTAGAGATGAATTTGATAATAAATTAGACAATGCAATCCTAATAATAGAAATAAAGTTCATTATGTAATGTAAAAAATTGTCATTTTTTTACCACAAGCATAATGCATGCTTGTTTAGTGCAAATTAGTGGCATAATTTTACTCATTCATCCAAAAACACAAATTGACAAATATATATCCTATTATTTTAACAAATATAaatgcaaaaaaataaaaataaaaatctaattcCAACATTTTTTCCATAGTAAATGTTAACAACGGACTATAACTCAAATAGTATAGTCTTTCTTCGTAACTTAGAAGTCTTGGGTTCGAATTTCACtcctaattttaaaaaaggaaacaaaaaatGTTGACAACTGTTTAATTTTCCCATAGCTTAATGCTTACAAGTGACAACACTGTTTAATGAAGGAATACAATGCAACAATTGAGCACTATTGGGCACCATTGCTAGTAGAATCAAACTCAGATGATCCAGTGCATCATAGAGTAATAGAAAGAACTGTGAGGGTGAATGCAATTGAGAAGCATGCTAGGTATTGGACTCATGCTGACTTTATTGTCTTCAACACTTACCTCTGGTGGAGAAGGCCTCTTATGAATGTTTTGTAAGTATACTTCTCATGGAACTTAATTAATTTGCCAAACCATCActttcaattatatatatatcatcaACTTAGCATGTATGTTAGCTGTTCTAAATTTCCAACCACCATAGATATGTGTGATATGATTGTGTTGTCTTATAGTTAGTTATTACCGCCCTATACTCCACTATCAAATTGATTTAATTGCAAAAATTTATTTGTACTCAGGTTTTGGGACTCAGAATGCGGAATTGGttactaataattaaaagacaCCTCAATAAATTCTTAAAAGAGAAAAGGTTGTTATAATTAACCTTTAACAAATTTTACGGTAATAATGTTAAGAAGACAACAACcttaagttattttatttaactttaacatttataattttaagtgtgtaaaatacataattactaatttattatatttaatattattcaattatttcaGTCGTAATTAAagaagataaaattaaataattttaaactattttCACCATATGTCTTAtggacttccagaaatttctgtGTAACTTATACTCTAGATTGTTAAGAAAAATCCCAATTTGACATTCTAAAATTGTCAAACAATGTAACTAGGtcttttattaacttttttatttttaatttttaatgttatCCTTCTTTGTGAtgtattagaaaaaaaaatcaaaaaattatatcttaattaataaaagagtcattttgaaaaaaagttacaaaaaaAGGCCCATTTTACACgttttgaaataatttaaaaaattttaaagtacAGATTATAAAGtgtaaaatcaaatttgatcgGAGATAGAGTACTTCATTTTGTTTCCTTTAAAAAGTGTGCTAAAATTGAACACTAATATAT
This window contains:
- the LOC130975417 gene encoding putative protein FAR1-RELATED SEQUENCE 10; this translates as MVVDSSHDYGHITVEKVRNMEFGTLGEAREFYAGYSRVKGFAIRKSKRVKNVKREVVRYNFVCNREGFKQRKWLAKFDIKWEYKPVTKCGCLAKLRIKRNAANGKWCIGRFLDDHNHTLLPRYL
- the LOC130973190 gene encoding protein trichome birefringence-like 34; its protein translation is MKLAKVQPIVLVGGSNTWGIRNTFHSLLAILTTFLVISFIYIKQDNGTQLSSSSPPQEHEEMIDASQDDDTHHNNVSSSKCDLFNGKWVFDNKSYPLYKDKECKFMSDQLACEKFGRKDLSYQNWRWKPNHCDLPRFNATALLERLRNKRLVFVGDSLNRGQWVSMVCLLHTSLSSSTHTSMHNTANASLNIWKVKEYNATIEHYWAPLLVESNSDDPVHHRVIERTVRVNAIEKHARYWTHADFIVFNTYLWWRRPLMNVLWGTFGDPNGVYKKVEMLRVYEMALRTWSDWLEVHVNRNKTQLFFVSMSPTHERAEEWGADKGDNCYKETEMITEEGYWGKGSDPKMMKVVENVVEDLKTRGLNVEILNITQLSEYRKEAHPSIYRKQWEPLTQKQIQDPNSYADCIHWCLPGVPDVWNEILYAYLFQQ